From Alcaligenes faecalis, the proteins below share one genomic window:
- a CDS encoding GNAT family N-acetyltransferase has translation MKLQTERLILRPWQDSDAEDLYEYAKDDRVGPIAGWPVHTSVEESAEIIRTVFNMPEVYAVEHKDNGRAVGCVGILIGKNSNFEISEEEGEIAYWIGVPYWGQGLIPEAVREVMRHAFETLKLKALWCGYFANNAQSQIAQTKCGFRHHHTEENKYNQFLQDYRTEHISRITAQEWLALPTQQA, from the coding sequence ATGAAACTCCAAACAGAAAGGCTGATTTTACGCCCCTGGCAGGACAGCGACGCCGAGGATTTATACGAATACGCCAAGGACGACCGAGTCGGCCCGATTGCCGGTTGGCCGGTTCATACCAGCGTTGAGGAAAGTGCTGAAATTATCCGCACAGTTTTCAATATGCCCGAAGTGTATGCCGTCGAGCACAAGGACAATGGCCGAGCTGTTGGGTGCGTTGGCATCCTGATCGGCAAGAACAGCAACTTCGAGATTAGTGAAGAAGAAGGCGAAATTGCCTATTGGATCGGCGTGCCTTACTGGGGTCAGGGCTTGATTCCCGAGGCCGTGCGCGAAGTGATGCGACACGCTTTTGAAACGCTGAAGCTGAAGGCCCTGTGGTGCGGCTACTTTGCCAACAATGCCCAATCGCAAATTGCGCAAACCAAGTGCGGCTTTCGCCATCATCACACTGAGGAAAACAAGTACAACCAGTTCCTGCAGGACTACCGGACTGAACACATCAGCCGCATTACAGCTCAGGAATGGCTGGCCTTGCCCACACAACAGGCCTAA
- the hutI gene encoding imidazolonepropionase, translating into MSHTLWTDLRLAPNADPEHVIEDACLVVRADRIAWMGPRHDLPVQWQHPAHEHKLGNRWVTPGLIDCHTHLVYGDNRAQEFALRLAGASYEEIARQGGGIVSSVKATRSLSEDELLAQALRRLDALLDEGVTAIEIKSGYGLNLDSERKMLRVARRLGELRPVTVRSTFLGAHALPPEFAGQTDAYLDLVCDQMLPTLAQEGLIDAVDVFCERIAFDLKQSERVLKAAQALGLPVKMHAEQLSNLGGTEMATRYQALSTDHLEYLDEAGVIAMKKAGTVAVLLPGAYYFLRETQLPPIELLRKHGVPMALSTDSNPGTSPCASLLLMLNMGSTLFRLTVPEALAGVTRHAAQALGAPDISGELSIGSRADFVAWDIDSLPELVYWLGLPRCALVVYQGSISRDLRKESP; encoded by the coding sequence ATGAGCCACACACTTTGGACTGATTTACGCCTGGCCCCCAACGCCGACCCCGAGCACGTCATCGAAGATGCCTGCCTGGTCGTACGGGCGGACCGTATCGCCTGGATGGGCCCACGTCATGACCTTCCCGTGCAGTGGCAACACCCCGCCCACGAACACAAGCTGGGAAATCGCTGGGTGACCCCCGGCCTGATCGACTGTCACACCCATCTTGTTTACGGCGACAACCGCGCCCAGGAATTTGCCCTGCGGCTGGCCGGGGCCTCTTATGAAGAAATCGCCCGCCAGGGTGGCGGCATTGTGTCCTCCGTCAAAGCCACCCGCTCCCTGAGCGAGGACGAATTGCTGGCCCAAGCCCTGCGCCGTCTGGATGCCTTGCTGGACGAAGGCGTCACCGCGATTGAAATCAAATCCGGCTACGGCCTGAATCTGGACAGTGAACGCAAAATGCTGCGCGTCGCCCGCCGTCTGGGTGAGTTGCGTCCGGTCACGGTGCGCAGCACCTTTTTAGGCGCCCATGCCCTGCCCCCCGAATTTGCCGGGCAAACCGATGCCTACCTGGATCTGGTCTGCGATCAAATGTTGCCCACCCTTGCACAAGAAGGGCTGATCGATGCGGTTGACGTCTTTTGCGAGCGTATTGCCTTTGATCTGAAACAGTCCGAGCGCGTCCTGAAAGCAGCTCAAGCCCTGGGCCTGCCCGTCAAAATGCATGCCGAGCAGTTATCCAATCTGGGCGGCACGGAAATGGCGACACGCTACCAGGCCCTGTCCACCGATCATCTGGAATATCTGGATGAAGCAGGCGTCATCGCCATGAAAAAAGCCGGTACCGTGGCCGTCCTGCTGCCCGGAGCCTACTATTTTCTGCGCGAAACCCAGCTCCCCCCGATTGAACTACTACGCAAACACGGCGTGCCCATGGCTCTGTCCACTGACAGCAACCCCGGCACTTCCCCCTGTGCTTCCCTGTTGCTCATGTTGAACATGGGCAGCACACTCTTCAGGCTGACCGTTCCCGAAGCTCTGGCAGGCGTCACCCGCCATGCCGCCCAGGCCCTGGGCGCCCCGGACATCAGCGGTGAACTGAGCATCGGGTCCCGCGCCGACTTTGTCGCCTGGGATATCGACTCTCTGCCCGAGCTGGTCTACTGGCTGGGCCTGCCACGCTGCGCCCTGGTCGTGTACCAAGGCAGCATCAGCCGCGACCTACGTAAGGAATCACCATGA
- a CDS encoding arylamine N-acetyltransferase family protein, which produces MTAISTAAFLDSYFARIGYQGPVEPSLEVLQQLHLLHPQAIPFENIAPYRGDSVPLDLEAIVDKLIHRRRGGYCFEHNTLFLAVLQQMGFNVTPLIARVRWQVPAEVETGLTHMLLRVEIEGRSWFADVAFGSTTQTAPLEFVLDTPQTTPHGMYRITQAGEVLSLQFQTLSGWQTVYQYGLAPASQIDFEIGNWYTSTYPQSVFLNSLLISRTQPGIRELMVNDTYTQRDNARLSQRHQYKDAAAWAECLQSRLGLTLSREEAQELFLCVSQSQDAASELTGG; this is translated from the coding sequence ATGACTGCCATTTCTACAGCGGCTTTTCTTGATTCTTACTTTGCCCGTATCGGCTATCAGGGGCCGGTGGAACCGAGCCTGGAAGTGTTGCAGCAGCTGCATTTGCTGCACCCGCAAGCGATCCCGTTTGAGAACATTGCGCCCTACCGGGGAGACAGTGTGCCCCTGGATCTGGAGGCTATTGTGGACAAGCTGATTCACCGCCGACGCGGTGGTTATTGCTTCGAGCACAACACGCTGTTTCTGGCGGTTTTGCAGCAGATGGGCTTTAACGTCACGCCTTTGATTGCCCGCGTGCGCTGGCAAGTCCCCGCCGAGGTGGAAACCGGTTTGACGCATATGTTGCTGCGAGTTGAGATTGAAGGCCGTAGCTGGTTTGCGGATGTTGCTTTTGGCTCCACCACGCAAACGGCGCCTTTGGAGTTTGTGCTGGATACGCCGCAAACAACGCCACATGGCATGTATCGGATTACGCAGGCCGGAGAAGTGCTGAGCTTGCAGTTCCAGACCCTTAGTGGCTGGCAGACGGTGTATCAGTACGGCTTGGCTCCGGCCTCGCAGATCGATTTTGAAATCGGTAATTGGTACACCTCGACCTATCCGCAGTCGGTGTTCTTGAACAGCCTGCTGATCAGCCGCACCCAGCCCGGTATACGCGAGCTAATGGTCAATGACACGTATACACAGCGGGACAATGCGCGCCTGTCGCAACGGCATCAGTACAAGGACGCGGCCGCCTGGGCTGAATGCCTGCAGTCACGCTTGGGCCTGACATTAAGCCGCGAAGAAGCCCAGGAGTTGTTTTTGTGTGTGAGTCAGTCCCAGGATGCCGCTTCCGAGCTGACAGGAGGGTGA
- the hutH gene encoding histidine ammonia-lyase, whose protein sequence is MSKSIELSPGALTLAQLRQIWQEPTVLTLPPEAIGAMDASSAIVAKIIREGNPAYGINTGFGKLAQQRIPDHDLEQLQKNLILSHSVGVGEPVSDAVARLIMAMKIASLARGFSGIRSHVVTTLLDILNAGVVPFIPSKGSVGASGDLAPLSHMTLTLIGEGQAKWQGEWMPAQQALAKAGITPIVLAAKEGLALINGTQVSTALALNGLFRTQTLFRNAILAGALSVDAAKGSDAPFDARIHEVRGQPGQIYAARLYRELLAGSQIRQSHRDNDNKVQDPYSLRCQPQVMGAIQDLITQNERTLLTEANAVTDNPLVFPGKNGEPDQVISGGNFHAEPVAFAADGLALAIAEIGALAERRVALLIDASISGLPPFLVPSAGLNSGFMIAHVTAAALASENKSLAHPASVDSLPTSANQEDHVSMATFAARRLEDMTQNTAAIVAIELLCAAQGIDFHAPLLTSERLKKVQDVIRQAVPFYDQDRYLAPDIEALKALVLDESLAATAADLF, encoded by the coding sequence ATGAGCAAGAGTATCGAGCTTTCTCCCGGCGCACTGACTTTGGCACAGCTGCGCCAAATCTGGCAGGAACCGACTGTTCTGACTCTGCCGCCAGAGGCGATTGGTGCCATGGATGCGTCCTCGGCCATTGTGGCCAAGATCATCCGCGAAGGTAATCCGGCTTATGGCATCAATACCGGCTTTGGCAAGCTGGCTCAGCAACGTATTCCGGACCACGATCTGGAGCAATTGCAAAAGAACCTGATTCTGTCGCACTCCGTGGGGGTGGGTGAGCCGGTATCCGATGCAGTGGCCCGCTTGATCATGGCCATGAAAATTGCCAGCTTGGCGCGCGGCTTTTCGGGCATACGCTCGCATGTGGTCACGACCTTGCTGGATATTCTGAATGCGGGGGTGGTGCCGTTTATTCCGTCCAAAGGCTCTGTAGGCGCATCGGGCGATTTGGCGCCTTTGTCGCACATGACCTTGACGCTGATCGGGGAAGGGCAAGCCAAGTGGCAGGGTGAATGGATGCCGGCCCAGCAGGCTTTGGCCAAGGCGGGTATCACCCCGATTGTGCTGGCCGCCAAGGAAGGGCTGGCGCTGATCAATGGCACGCAAGTGTCTACGGCCCTGGCGCTGAATGGCTTGTTCCGCACCCAGACCTTGTTCCGTAATGCGATTCTGGCCGGTGCCTTGAGTGTGGACGCTGCCAAAGGCAGTGATGCGCCTTTTGATGCGCGTATCCATGAGGTGCGTGGACAGCCAGGGCAGATTTACGCGGCCCGCCTGTATAGGGAGCTGCTGGCTGGCAGCCAGATTCGTCAGTCGCACCGGGACAATGACAACAAGGTGCAAGACCCCTACAGCTTGCGTTGCCAGCCCCAGGTGATGGGTGCGATTCAGGATCTGATCACGCAAAACGAACGTACCTTGCTGACCGAAGCCAATGCTGTCACGGATAACCCGCTGGTGTTCCCCGGCAAAAATGGCGAGCCGGATCAGGTGATTTCTGGTGGCAACTTTCATGCCGAGCCAGTGGCGTTCGCAGCTGATGGTTTAGCTCTGGCGATTGCTGAAATTGGTGCCTTGGCAGAGCGCCGAGTCGCTTTGTTGATTGATGCCAGTATTTCCGGCTTGCCACCGTTTCTGGTCCCATCCGCAGGCTTGAATTCAGGCTTCATGATTGCCCATGTGACCGCGGCGGCTCTGGCTTCGGAAAACAAGTCGCTGGCACATCCTGCCAGTGTGGATAGCCTGCCTACTTCCGCTAACCAGGAAGATCACGTCAGCATGGCAACCTTTGCGGCGCGCCGGCTGGAAGACATGACACAGAACACGGCTGCGATTGTGGCGATTGAGTTGCTGTGCGCGGCACAGGGCATTGATTTCCATGCGCCTTTGCTGACTTCCGAGCGCTTGAAGAAGGTGCAGGATGTGATTCGTCAGGCCGTTCCTTTCTACGATCAGGACCGTTATCTGGCTCCCGATATCGAGGCTCTGAAAGCCCTGGTGCTGGACGAGAGCCTGGCAGCGACGGCGGCTGATCTTTTCTAG
- the hutC gene encoding histidine utilization repressor, protein MPAYLQIKNFVLEKIQSGQWREGDLIPTELALCEQFGVSRMTVNRALRELTNDELLVRIKGSGTYVAQPKFQSTLIEIRSIAQDIRERGHQHSCQVLSMERLHASPSQARLYGIAPGAALFHSIIVHAENGLPIQYEDRLVDAQMAPDYMEQDWSQITPNEYLVRVAPLPTGFYSIEVLVPPTGIAQALHMKEQQPCLVMDRRTFSSDQFTTHARLWHPGDRYKFTGKM, encoded by the coding sequence ATGCCTGCCTATCTGCAAATCAAGAATTTTGTGCTGGAGAAAATCCAGTCCGGCCAATGGCGTGAAGGTGATCTGATCCCTACCGAACTGGCTTTATGCGAGCAGTTTGGCGTGTCGCGCATGACGGTCAACCGCGCGCTGCGGGAACTGACAAATGATGAGCTGCTGGTTCGCATCAAAGGCTCGGGCACCTATGTGGCGCAGCCCAAATTCCAGTCCACCCTGATCGAGATACGCAGCATCGCGCAGGACATACGGGAGCGCGGCCACCAACACAGCTGTCAGGTGCTGAGCATGGAGCGGCTGCACGCCAGCCCGTCTCAAGCGCGGCTGTATGGCATTGCACCGGGCGCGGCGCTGTTTCATTCCATTATTGTTCATGCCGAAAACGGCTTGCCTATCCAGTACGAGGATCGTCTGGTGGATGCGCAAATGGCGCCGGATTACATGGAGCAGGACTGGAGCCAGATCACGCCTAATGAGTATCTGGTGCGGGTTGCTCCCTTGCCGACCGGCTTTTACAGCATTGAAGTGCTGGTGCCGCCTACGGGAATCGCACAGGCCCTGCACATGAAAGAGCAGCAGCCCTGTTTGGTGATGGACCGCCGCACTTTTTCCAGCGATCAGTTCACGACTCACGCCAGGCTGTGGCATCCGGGGGATCGCTATAAATTCACCGGCAAGATGTAG
- a CDS encoding formimidoylglutamate deiminase, protein MSIPRQYEALWAPWAYLDGQWQANVLLRWDQHGTLTDVLPDASQQDIDAAGSVHTAQGAVLPGMPNLHSHAFQSAMAGLTEFRGQGQDSFWSWRDLMYRFAARLEPEHMQAIAQWLYIQMLKAGYTSVCEFHYLHHQRDGQNYAPIGLLAQGVMEAASASGLAITMLPVLYQYSDFGSKAPRQDQQRFLNSPTQLLYLLESLHNSHPLNADRRYGVAPHSLRAANVGSINTLIDGLHSLPSRHPIHIHIAEQMAEVLACGNIKGCSPVAYLYDNFNVDERWCLVHATHIDEQERQQIARSGAVAGLCLTTEANLGDGLFPAAAFLAEQGRMGIGSDSHICVDWRAELRLLEYGQRLINQQRNVLASPQQPFVADYLFETCAHGGAQASGRASAQLSPGHQADLMVIDLEHPSLAGLDSQHWLSALVFSERAHANPIRDVFVSGRACVTEGHHPQEEAAFAAYKKALSSLLNKA, encoded by the coding sequence ATGAGCATCCCCCGGCAATATGAAGCACTCTGGGCCCCTTGGGCCTATCTGGACGGCCAGTGGCAAGCCAATGTGCTGCTGCGCTGGGACCAGCACGGCACACTGACAGACGTTCTGCCCGACGCCAGCCAGCAGGATATAGACGCGGCAGGCTCCGTCCACACAGCGCAGGGTGCTGTATTGCCGGGCATGCCCAATCTGCATTCACATGCCTTTCAAAGTGCCATGGCCGGGCTGACCGAGTTTCGCGGGCAAGGCCAGGACAGCTTCTGGAGCTGGCGCGACCTGATGTACCGTTTCGCTGCCCGCCTGGAGCCCGAGCACATGCAGGCCATTGCCCAATGGCTCTATATACAAATGCTGAAAGCGGGCTATACCAGCGTGTGTGAATTCCATTACCTGCATCACCAGCGCGACGGTCAGAATTACGCGCCCATAGGCCTGCTGGCCCAAGGTGTCATGGAAGCGGCCAGCGCCAGCGGGCTGGCCATTACCATGCTGCCCGTGCTGTACCAATACAGCGATTTCGGCAGCAAGGCGCCGCGTCAGGATCAACAGCGCTTTTTGAACAGCCCCACGCAGTTGCTGTACCTGCTGGAGTCCTTGCACAACAGCCATCCCTTGAATGCAGACCGGCGTTACGGTGTTGCGCCCCACTCCCTGCGTGCCGCCAATGTCGGTTCCATCAATACCCTGATCGACGGCCTGCACAGCCTGCCCTCGCGCCACCCGATCCACATCCACATTGCCGAGCAGATGGCCGAAGTGCTGGCGTGCGGGAACATCAAGGGCTGCAGCCCGGTTGCCTATCTGTACGACAACTTCAATGTGGATGAACGCTGGTGCCTGGTTCACGCCACCCATATCGACGAGCAGGAGCGCCAGCAAATTGCCCGCAGCGGTGCCGTAGCGGGTTTGTGCCTGACCACCGAGGCGAATCTGGGCGATGGCCTGTTCCCCGCCGCCGCCTTTCTGGCCGAGCAAGGACGTATGGGCATAGGCTCGGATAGCCATATCTGCGTAGACTGGCGTGCCGAACTACGCTTGCTGGAATATGGTCAACGATTGATCAACCAGCAACGCAATGTACTGGCTTCGCCCCAACAGCCTTTTGTGGCGGACTACTTGTTCGAGACCTGCGCACACGGTGGCGCGCAAGCTTCAGGACGAGCCAGCGCGCAACTCAGCCCCGGCCATCAGGCAGATTTAATGGTGATTGATCTGGAGCACCCCAGTCTGGCGGGGCTGGATAGCCAGCATTGGCTGTCAGCCCTGGTCTTTTCCGAACGCGCCCACGCCAACCCGATTCGTGATGTATTCGTCAGCGGGAGAGCCTGTGTGACAGAGGGCCATCATCCACAGGAAGAAGCGGCATTTGCGGCTTATAAAAAAGCATTGAGCAGTCTACTGAACAAGGCGTAA
- the trxA gene encoding thioredoxin → MFKTLDNDNFDAELGQASHVYAVRFWAQWCGPCRVMAPIFNALADDMQGRAQFGEVDLDKSPDLAVRYGVQSIPTVLLFKDGMVIDRLVAAVPKQNLLNFVSQHSA, encoded by the coding sequence ATGTTCAAGACACTTGATAACGACAATTTTGATGCCGAGCTGGGCCAGGCCTCCCATGTGTATGCCGTGCGTTTCTGGGCGCAGTGGTGTGGGCCGTGCCGGGTGATGGCTCCCATTTTCAATGCTTTGGCTGACGATATGCAGGGCCGCGCCCAGTTTGGCGAGGTGGACCTGGACAAGTCGCCGGACCTGGCCGTGCGCTATGGTGTCCAGAGCATTCCGACCGTGTTGCTGTTCAAGGACGGCATGGTTATTGACCGTCTGGTGGCTGCGGTTCCCAAACAGAATTTGCTGAACTTCGTCAGTCAGCATAGCGCTTGA
- a CDS encoding helix-turn-helix domain-containing protein, whose product MSKIIESLRGDLATLQEAGAIDKVTMREFDAICPPPVREFDAVDIKRLREGLKFSQPVFALYLHTTASTIRKWEQGETRPAGPALKLLNIIADKGLQAII is encoded by the coding sequence GTGAGCAAGATCATCGAATCGCTGCGCGGCGATCTGGCGACGCTCCAGGAGGCAGGAGCGATCGACAAGGTGACGATGCGCGAGTTTGACGCGATTTGTCCGCCGCCAGTTCGGGAGTTCGATGCGGTCGACATCAAGCGGCTGCGGGAAGGCTTGAAGTTCAGTCAGCCAGTATTTGCGCTTTATTTGCATACCACGGCATCGACCATACGCAAGTGGGAGCAAGGTGAAACCCGCCCTGCTGGCCCGGCGCTCAAGCTGCTGAACATCATTGCCGACAAGGGTTTACAGGCCATTATCTGA
- the hutU gene encoding urocanate hydratase, with the protein MEDSIMPDHHTSAASQDPRFDPARQIHAPTGTQLSCKNWVAEAAYRMIQNNLDPAVAENPQHLVVYGGIGRAARNWECYDQILASLRQLEDDQTLLIQSGKPVGVFRTHSDAPRVLLANSNLVPKWATWEKFHELDQAGLFMYGQMTAGSWIYIGSQGIVQGTYETFAEAGRQHFGGSLAGRWILTAGLGGMGGAQPLAASFAGAVSLTIECKQSSIDFRLQTRYLDKQARDLGHALELIAQHTAAKEAVSIGLLGNAADILPELVRRAQAGGLKPDLVTDQTSAHDLLNGYLPSGWTVEQWQAAQKDPAQHARIQQAAAKSCAVHVQAMLDFQKMGIPVVDYGNNIRQVAFDEGVANAFDFPGFVPAYIRPLFCEGKGPFRWVALSGDPEDIYKTDQKIKELFPDNQHVHRWLDMAQERIAFQGLPSRICWLGLGERHRAGLAFNEMVRKGELKAPIVIGRDHLDTGSVASPNRETESMRDGTDAVSDWPLLNALLNTAGGASWVSLHHGGGVGMGYSQHAGMVIVADGSEQAAARLERVLINDCASGVMRHADAGYELAIQTAKNFGLTLPMIK; encoded by the coding sequence ATGGAGGACAGCATCATGCCTGATCATCACACTTCGGCGGCCAGCCAAGATCCCCGTTTCGATCCTGCGCGGCAGATTCATGCCCCTACGGGTACACAGCTCAGTTGCAAGAACTGGGTGGCGGAAGCCGCGTACCGTATGATTCAGAACAATCTGGACCCGGCCGTGGCCGAGAATCCCCAGCATCTGGTGGTGTACGGCGGCATCGGGCGTGCGGCCCGGAACTGGGAGTGCTACGACCAGATTCTGGCCAGCCTGCGTCAGCTGGAAGATGACCAGACTTTGCTGATTCAGTCCGGCAAGCCGGTGGGGGTGTTCCGTACGCATAGTGATGCACCGCGCGTGCTGCTGGCCAATTCGAATCTGGTCCCTAAATGGGCCACGTGGGAGAAGTTTCACGAGCTGGATCAGGCCGGTTTGTTCATGTACGGACAGATGACGGCGGGTAGCTGGATCTACATTGGCAGCCAGGGCATTGTGCAAGGCACGTACGAGACGTTTGCTGAAGCAGGTCGTCAGCATTTTGGTGGTTCGCTGGCCGGGCGCTGGATTCTGACTGCTGGCCTGGGTGGCATGGGTGGCGCACAGCCCTTGGCTGCCAGCTTTGCCGGGGCGGTATCGCTGACGATTGAATGCAAGCAAAGCAGTATCGACTTCCGTTTGCAGACTCGTTATCTGGATAAGCAGGCGCGCGATCTGGGCCATGCGTTGGAGCTGATTGCCCAGCACACGGCCGCCAAGGAGGCTGTGTCGATTGGCTTGCTGGGTAATGCCGCCGATATATTGCCCGAACTGGTGCGACGCGCCCAAGCCGGTGGTTTGAAACCTGATCTGGTGACGGACCAGACATCCGCCCACGATCTGCTCAATGGCTATTTGCCTTCGGGGTGGACGGTGGAGCAGTGGCAGGCGGCGCAGAAAGACCCGGCGCAACACGCCCGCATTCAGCAAGCCGCAGCCAAGTCTTGCGCCGTTCATGTACAAGCCATGCTGGATTTTCAGAAAATGGGTATTCCGGTTGTGGACTACGGCAATAACATTCGCCAGGTCGCGTTTGATGAAGGCGTGGCCAATGCCTTCGATTTTCCCGGTTTTGTACCTGCCTATATTCGCCCCTTGTTTTGCGAGGGCAAAGGCCCGTTCCGTTGGGTGGCCTTGTCGGGCGACCCGGAAGATATTTACAAAACCGATCAAAAAATCAAAGAGCTGTTCCCCGACAATCAGCACGTGCATCGCTGGCTGGACATGGCGCAGGAACGCATTGCTTTCCAGGGCTTGCCTTCACGAATTTGCTGGCTGGGGCTGGGCGAGCGTCACCGCGCCGGTCTGGCCTTTAACGAAATGGTGCGCAAAGGCGAGCTGAAAGCACCGATTGTGATTGGTCGTGACCATCTGGATACCGGCTCGGTGGCCAGCCCCAACCGCGAAACCGAAAGCATGCGTGATGGCACGGATGCCGTGTCGGACTGGCCTTTGTTGAATGCCTTGCTGAATACCGCAGGCGGGGCGAGCTGGGTCTCGCTGCACCACGGGGGCGGAGTAGGCATGGGTTACAGCCAGCACGCAGGCATGGTGATAGTGGCTGACGGTAGCGAGCAGGCCGCGGCCCGTCTGGAGCGGGTCTTGATTAACGATTGCGCCAGTGGTGTGATGCGCCATGCGGATGCCGGCTACGAGCTGGCGATTCAAACAGCCAAGAATTTCGGGCTGACACTGCCCATGATCAAGTAA
- a CDS encoding helix-turn-helix domain-containing protein, translating to MHQIPQLFSAKDSWLTGETTLAEGVGIPLSFGHTYMTLMICLSGRALVSLNFKDQLVRPHDVLVLAEDTIALLKRRSHSFKVFFLLMPKNLASEVAYQLPNPLFVFLHDNPLCVLPRKERALLAAWLVQLREIVQTRTLYQHIMLRNQLQNFFLRIAEQIPPEYQGSQQFSRKEMISWRFWELVGQHCREHREVKFYADALNITPFYLSQLSKEFFNDSPKALIDRQVVLEIKALLSYSRLAIGQIADQLNFEDPSYLCRYFKRHTGLSLTRYRQHEQARSGVVGN from the coding sequence ATGCATCAGATTCCACAATTATTCAGTGCCAAAGACAGCTGGCTGACAGGCGAGACAACGCTGGCGGAAGGCGTGGGAATACCTTTGTCTTTTGGTCATACCTATATGACCTTGATGATCTGCCTGTCGGGCCGCGCTCTGGTCAGCCTGAACTTCAAGGATCAGCTTGTACGTCCTCATGATGTGCTGGTGCTGGCGGAGGATACGATTGCGCTGCTGAAACGGCGTTCGCACAGTTTCAAGGTGTTTTTCCTGTTGATGCCCAAGAACCTGGCCTCAGAAGTGGCGTATCAGTTGCCTAACCCCTTGTTTGTATTCCTGCATGACAATCCGCTGTGTGTGCTCCCGCGGAAAGAGCGGGCTTTGCTGGCTGCCTGGCTGGTGCAGCTACGCGAGATTGTGCAGACTCGCACCTTGTATCAGCACATCATGCTGCGCAATCAGCTGCAGAACTTCTTTCTGCGCATTGCCGAGCAGATTCCGCCTGAATATCAGGGTAGTCAGCAGTTCAGCCGCAAGGAAATGATCAGTTGGCGGTTTTGGGAGCTGGTTGGCCAGCATTGTCGGGAGCATAGGGAGGTGAAGTTTTATGCCGATGCGCTCAACATCACCCCGTTTTATCTATCTCAGTTGAGCAAAGAGTTTTTCAACGACAGTCCCAAGGCCTTGATCGACAGGCAGGTGGTTTTGGAGATCAAGGCACTGCTTTCCTACAGCCGGCTGGCGATCGGGCAGATTGCCGATCAGCTGAATTTTGAGGATCCCTCTTATCTGTGCCGGTACTTCAAGCGCCACACAGGCTTGTCGTTGACCCGCTATCGCCAGCATGAGCAGGCTCGTTCCGGTGTGGTTGGCAATTGA